A portion of the Chlamydia caviae GPIC genome contains these proteins:
- a CDS encoding malate dehydrogenase has translation MKLMRTVSVAVTGGTGQIAYSFLFALAHGDVFGSDCSIDLRVYDLPGLERALSGVRMELDDCAYPLLQSLRVTTSLEDACDGIDAAFLIGAAPRGPGMERSDLLKRNGEIFSLQGSVLNVCAKRDAKIFVVGNPVNTNCWIAMNKAPKLNRRNFHSMLRLDQNRMHTMLAHRAEVPLDEVTNVVVWGNHSAKQVPDFTQALISGKPAVEVISDRDWLENIMFPSIQNRGSAVIEARGKSSAGSAARALAEAARSIFLPKDGEWFSSGVCSDYNPYGIPDDLIFGFPCRMLPSGDYEIVPGLPWDAFIKNKIQISLDEISQEKASVSLL, from the coding sequence ATGAAACTAATGCGTACGGTTAGCGTTGCTGTGACGGGTGGAACAGGGCAAATCGCCTATAGCTTTTTGTTCGCTCTAGCTCATGGCGATGTTTTTGGTAGTGATTGCAGCATTGATCTTCGTGTGTATGATCTTCCAGGTTTAGAAAGAGCGCTCTCCGGTGTCCGTATGGAACTCGATGATTGTGCTTATCCTCTTTTACAATCGCTACGTGTTACAACGTCTTTAGAAGATGCTTGTGATGGTATTGACGCAGCTTTTCTCATAGGAGCGGCACCACGAGGCCCTGGAATGGAACGTTCGGATCTTCTAAAACGTAACGGAGAGATTTTTTCTCTTCAAGGTTCTGTGCTCAACGTGTGTGCAAAGCGTGATGCGAAGATTTTTGTCGTTGGCAATCCTGTAAATACCAATTGTTGGATTGCTATGAATAAAGCTCCAAAATTGAATAGAAGAAATTTCCATTCTATGCTGCGTTTAGATCAAAATCGTATGCATACGATGTTAGCACATCGTGCAGAAGTGCCTTTGGATGAAGTTACCAATGTTGTTGTTTGGGGGAATCATTCTGCAAAACAAGTTCCTGATTTTACTCAGGCATTAATTTCAGGAAAACCCGCTGTAGAAGTTATTAGCGACCGTGATTGGCTTGAAAATATTATGTTCCCCTCTATCCAAAATCGAGGAAGCGCTGTAATTGAAGCTCGTGGAAAATCTTCTGCAGGGTCTGCTGCTCGTGCTTTAGCAGAGGCTGCACGCTCTATTTTTCTTCCGAAGGATGGAGAGTGGTTCTCTAGTGGAGTATGTTCCGATTATAATCCTTACGGTATTCCTGATGATTTGATTTTTGGTTTCCCATGTCGTATGTTGCCCTCTGGGGATTACGAGATTGTTCCTGGATTGCCTTGGGATGCCTTCATAAAAAATAAGATTCAAATATCCTTGGATGAAATTTCTCAGGAAAAAGCCAGTGTCTCTTTGTTATAA